The following are from one region of the Acidobacteriota bacterium genome:
- a CDS encoding PIN domain-containing protein — protein sequence MVLDSEALSALAGSSGPRNQEVRAALRAAVRLDREVVVPAVILAELYRGPRHNQLVDACLSRETGIHVRDTDRELARLVGGVLAAASKGSRYLADAHVVAAAVDQGGGVALTGDEKDLQELAAAYGNVVVVGLP from the coding sequence GTGGTCCTCGATTCCGAAGCTTTGTCCGCCCTGGCCGGGTCTTCCGGACCCCGCAACCAGGAAGTCCGAGCAGCGCTCCGAGCGGCGGTCCGGCTGGATCGCGAAGTCGTCGTTCCTGCGGTCATCCTGGCGGAGCTCTATCGCGGGCCTCGGCACAACCAGCTGGTGGACGCTTGCCTGTCCCGGGAGACGGGGATCCACGTCCGCGACACCGATCGCGAGCTGGCCCGGCTCGTCGGGGGAGTGCTGGCTGCCGCCAGCAAGGGCTCTCGGTATCTGGCGGATGCCCACGTCGTCGCCGCCGCTGTGGATCAGGGCGGAGGGGTTGCACTGACCGGGGACGAAAAGGATCTTCAAGAGCTTGCTGCAGCCTATGGCAATGTTGTGGTGGTGGGGCTTCCTTGA
- a CDS encoding efflux RND transporter permease subunit, producing the protein MGRLERLIRSSLRHPWVVVAAAALLVVLGGGWIAGLPVDIFPDLSAPTVTVITEAPGLAPEETELLVTFPIESAVNGSPGLRRVRSVSADGISVLWAEFHWGTDIYQARQVVTERLQRVELPVQADRPELGPISSIMGEITFIALTVDETVEEPVSVMELRRLAETVVRRNLLSISGISQVIPIGGEIRQLQVTVEPAALEQYDVALAEVLEAVSRASRSPAAGFHVEGGQEYLVRGLGRARSPAAVGAAVVRVRDGVPLRVADVAEVAWGPEPARGTASYNNRPAVILSVQKQPDANTLGLTEAIDETLRRLQLTLPSGVVLETENFRQADFIAVAIGNVSEALRDGAILVVLVLALFLGSLRTTLISALAIPLSLVAGALVVFALGLTLNTMTLGGLTIAIGLLVDDAIIAVENIFRRLKEDHRLPPEERRPLTEVVAAATHEVVSPILFATLIIMLVFLPIFFLPGLEGRLLRPLGLAFIAALAASLLVALTVTPVLASLLLRRGRVLEAREPWLLRILQRAYRPTLDWCLEHRRAVVVGAVLLVVAAAALVPGLGRSFLPPFNEGSLTVSVVSPPGTPLAESDRLGSQVEEILLSFPQVRSTSRRTGRAEKDEHVQGVNASELEVVLAPLEDGTSKDELVAAMRRAVATVPGTTVSFGQPISHRIDHMISGSKTNLAVKVFGPDLGVLRTLAARVEEVLETVPGIVDLSNQEQAAVSQLIVDFDRSAMARYGLTPADLSEALEVLFQGAVVGEIVEDAVVASIAVRLPSRLRDGASELEALPVSTPAGELVRLGAVAEVRRDLGPSLIRRENVQRLAMVTANVVGADLAGTVEQARDAVEGQVEMPQEYLVTFGGQFEEAARSVRTLGLLAVLILVGMYGLLYVAFRSHRDTLVVLVNLPLALIGGIAAVALTGGVLSVATLVGFVTLFGIATRNGVLLVNNYQRLLAAGAPLTEAVRRGSQERMAPILMTALTAGISLVPLVLAAGAPGNEIQSPMAQVILGGLLTSTFLNLVVVPVLYLRRPDSG; encoded by the coding sequence GTGGGACGACTCGAAAGACTGATTCGCTCTTCCCTGCGCCACCCCTGGGTGGTGGTGGCAGCGGCAGCCCTCCTGGTGGTGCTTGGGGGCGGATGGATCGCCGGCCTGCCGGTGGACATCTTCCCCGACCTCTCCGCCCCGACGGTGACGGTGATCACCGAGGCGCCAGGACTGGCGCCGGAGGAGACCGAGCTGCTGGTCACCTTTCCCATCGAGTCGGCGGTCAACGGCTCGCCGGGGCTTCGGCGGGTGCGCTCGGTGTCGGCGGACGGCATCTCGGTGCTGTGGGCGGAGTTCCACTGGGGCACCGACATTTACCAAGCTCGCCAGGTGGTCACCGAGCGCTTGCAGCGGGTCGAGCTGCCGGTCCAGGCGGACCGGCCGGAGCTCGGCCCCATCTCGTCCATCATGGGCGAGATCACGTTCATCGCTCTCACCGTGGACGAGACCGTGGAAGAGCCCGTCTCGGTCATGGAGCTGCGGCGGTTGGCGGAGACCGTCGTGCGGCGGAATTTGCTCTCCATCTCCGGCATCTCCCAGGTCATCCCCATCGGCGGAGAGATCCGCCAGCTGCAGGTGACGGTGGAGCCGGCGGCCCTGGAGCAATACGACGTGGCTCTCGCAGAGGTGCTGGAGGCGGTGTCCCGGGCGAGCCGCAGTCCGGCGGCGGGATTCCACGTCGAAGGTGGTCAGGAATATCTGGTGCGCGGCCTTGGCCGGGCTCGCAGTCCGGCGGCGGTAGGGGCCGCGGTGGTGCGGGTGCGCGACGGCGTGCCGTTGCGGGTGGCCGACGTCGCCGAGGTGGCGTGGGGACCGGAGCCGGCCCGCGGCACGGCGTCCTACAACAACCGTCCGGCGGTGATCCTATCGGTGCAGAAGCAGCCCGACGCCAACACTCTGGGGCTCACCGAGGCCATTGACGAGACCCTTCGGCGCTTGCAGCTCACCTTGCCTTCGGGGGTGGTGTTGGAGACCGAGAACTTCCGCCAGGCCGACTTCATCGCGGTGGCCATCGGCAACGTCTCCGAGGCTTTGCGGGATGGTGCCATCTTGGTGGTTCTGGTGCTGGCCCTCTTCCTGGGTAGCCTGCGCACGACCCTCATCTCGGCGCTGGCCATCCCCTTGTCGCTGGTCGCCGGAGCGTTGGTGGTCTTCGCCCTCGGGCTGACCCTCAACACCATGACCCTGGGAGGGCTGACCATTGCCATCGGTCTGTTGGTGGATGACGCCATCATCGCCGTGGAGAACATCTTCCGCCGTCTCAAGGAAGACCACCGGCTGCCACCGGAGGAGCGCCGGCCGCTGACCGAAGTGGTGGCCGCCGCCACCCACGAGGTAGTGAGCCCGATTCTCTTCGCCACCCTGATCATCATGTTGGTCTTCCTGCCCATCTTCTTCCTGCCGGGCCTGGAGGGGCGGCTGCTGCGGCCCTTGGGTCTCGCCTTCATCGCCGCTCTGGCGGCTTCCCTGCTGGTGGCGCTGACGGTGACGCCGGTGCTCGCTTCGCTCCTTCTCCGCCGAGGGAGAGTTCTGGAAGCTCGCGAGCCTTGGCTGCTGAGGATTCTGCAGCGTGCCTACCGCCCCACCCTGGACTGGTGTTTGGAGCATCGCCGGGCCGTCGTCGTCGGGGCCGTTTTGCTGGTGGTGGCGGCGGCGGCACTGGTCCCTGGTCTGGGCCGCAGTTTCCTGCCGCCGTTCAACGAGGGCTCCCTCACCGTCTCGGTGGTCAGTCCTCCGGGTACGCCGCTGGCGGAGAGCGACCGCCTGGGCAGCCAAGTCGAAGAGATCTTGCTGAGCTTTCCCCAGGTTCGCTCCACCAGCCGCCGCACCGGCCGGGCGGAGAAGGACGAGCACGTCCAGGGGGTCAACGCCTCCGAGCTGGAGGTGGTGCTGGCGCCGCTGGAGGACGGCACCTCGAAGGATGAGCTGGTGGCCGCCATGCGGCGGGCGGTGGCCACCGTTCCGGGAACCACCGTCTCCTTCGGCCAGCCCATCAGCCACCGCATCGACCACATGATCTCGGGCTCCAAGACCAACCTGGCGGTGAAGGTTTTCGGCCCCGATCTAGGGGTGCTGCGGACCCTCGCCGCACGGGTCGAGGAGGTCCTGGAGACGGTCCCCGGCATCGTCGATCTCTCCAATCAGGAACAGGCAGCGGTCTCGCAGCTGATCGTTGATTTCGATCGTTCGGCCATGGCGCGCTACGGACTGACACCGGCGGACCTTTCCGAAGCTCTGGAGGTTCTCTTCCAGGGGGCGGTGGTGGGCGAGATCGTGGAGGACGCCGTGGTCGCCAGTATCGCCGTGCGGCTGCCGTCCCGGCTGCGCGACGGGGCTTCGGAGCTCGAGGCGCTGCCCGTCTCCACCCCCGCAGGAGAATTGGTTCGGCTGGGAGCGGTGGCCGAGGTCCGTCGCGACCTGGGCCCGTCGCTGATCCGGCGCGAGAACGTCCAGCGGCTGGCCATGGTCACCGCCAACGTGGTGGGGGCGGACCTGGCGGGAACGGTGGAACAGGCCCGGGACGCGGTGGAAGGGCAGGTGGAGATGCCCCAGGAGTATCTGGTGACCTTCGGCGGGCAGTTCGAGGAAGCGGCGCGGAGCGTGCGGACCCTCGGCTTGCTCGCGGTGCTCATCCTGGTGGGCATGTACGGCTTGCTCTACGTCGCCTTCCGCAGTCACCGAGACACCTTGGTGGTGCTGGTCAATCTGCCCCTGGCGTTGATTGGCGGCATCGCTGCGGTGGCGCTCACCGGCGGCGTTCTCTCCGTGGCGACCCTGGTGGGCTTCGTGACCCTCTTCGGTATCGCCACCCGCAACGGCGTACTGTTGGTGAACAATTACCAACGCCTGCTGGCCGCCGGTGCGCCGCTGACGGAGGCGGTGCGCCGGGGCTCCCAGGAGCGCATGGCGCCGATCCTCATGACCGCCCTCACCGCCGGCATCTCTCTGGTGCCGCTGGTGCTGGCGGCGGGAGCGCCGGGCAACGAAATCCAAAGCCCGATGGCCCAGGTGATCCTCGGCGGGCTGCTCACTTCGACCTTCCTCAATCTGGTGGTGGTGCCGGTCCTCTACCTGCGTCGGCCCGACTCCGGGTAG
- a CDS encoding efflux RND transporter periplasmic adaptor subunit translates to MTTTMATESPQGTFVERRRPARVWWRVAIGALAGLTLALGSLAGCGGPAAEPAAGSHGAHSSEDESESWAVTAWGERFEIFPEVEPLIAGQVAVAHTHVTVLDGFTPLQDGSVEIVLAGASGEQSFLSSEPSRPGIFAVEIEPSVAGDYELLFRIEDGRGTEEIRGGRVRVGTREEPGGIRVAPAPRGATSGGEPVSFLKEEQWRSDFGTQWVRRGRLPRAVAGLARLRPPAGGERVITAPVDGMVQAPAESHRWPFEGMAVRQGEALLQLLPQIAPERSLAALEADLHSLTAELETARARSSRLEELLALEATSRREVEEARTRLETLEARHVAAAQDLEAARAARAGERSGGSTGIDLRAPWKGAVAQVLVAPGSTVAAGEPLARVVRTDRVWIEVALAPAAAALLADSEVRGVVLSDPQGAPMRLEEGVRLVSIAPEVSPRNGTVAALVEAPAGGRLALGATLEASILTAETLEGVVIPASAVVDDGGVSVVYLQLGGETFVRQPVRVEERQGDELLVDALMAGQRLVNRGGAAIRRSSLMAGGEAHGHVH, encoded by the coding sequence ATGACCACGACGATGGCCACTGAGAGCCCGCAAGGCACCTTCGTTGAGCGCCGGCGGCCGGCCCGGGTCTGGTGGAGAGTCGCCATCGGCGCGCTCGCCGGGCTGACCCTCGCTCTCGGCAGCCTGGCCGGTTGCGGCGGGCCGGCTGCCGAGCCGGCTGCCGGCTCCCACGGCGCCCATTCTTCGGAGGACGAGTCCGAGAGCTGGGCGGTGACCGCCTGGGGTGAGCGTTTCGAGATCTTTCCGGAGGTCGAGCCGCTGATCGCCGGACAGGTCGCCGTAGCCCACACCCACGTGACGGTGCTCGACGGCTTCACTCCCCTCCAGGATGGGTCGGTGGAGATTGTCCTCGCCGGGGCCTCCGGGGAGCAGAGCTTCTTGTCCTCGGAACCGAGTCGCCCCGGGATCTTCGCCGTTGAGATCGAGCCCTCCGTCGCCGGGGACTACGAGTTGCTCTTCCGCATCGAGGATGGCCGCGGCACGGAGGAAATCCGCGGTGGCAGGGTACGCGTGGGGACCCGGGAAGAGCCCGGGGGGATCCGTGTGGCGCCGGCACCCCGGGGAGCCACTAGCGGAGGGGAGCCCGTGAGCTTCCTCAAAGAGGAGCAGTGGCGCAGCGACTTCGGGACCCAGTGGGTGCGCCGAGGCCGCTTGCCGCGAGCCGTTGCCGGCCTTGCCAGGCTGCGGCCCCCGGCGGGGGGCGAGCGGGTGATCACCGCCCCGGTGGATGGGATGGTGCAGGCGCCCGCCGAATCCCACCGCTGGCCCTTCGAGGGAATGGCGGTGCGGCAGGGTGAGGCCCTCCTGCAGCTGCTTCCACAGATCGCCCCGGAGCGGAGTCTGGCGGCGCTGGAGGCGGATCTCCACAGCCTCACCGCGGAGCTCGAGACCGCCCGTGCCCGGAGCTCGCGGCTGGAAGAGCTCCTCGCCCTGGAAGCCACCAGCCGGCGGGAGGTGGAAGAAGCTCGGACGCGGCTCGAGACCCTCGAGGCCCGTCATGTCGCCGCGGCCCAGGATCTGGAAGCCGCCCGCGCTGCCCGCGCCGGAGAACGCTCTGGCGGCTCCACTGGAATTGACCTGCGGGCACCGTGGAAGGGTGCAGTGGCACAGGTGCTCGTGGCTCCGGGATCCACCGTTGCCGCCGGTGAGCCCCTGGCTCGGGTGGTGCGCACCGACCGGGTGTGGATCGAGGTGGCGCTGGCGCCGGCGGCGGCGGCACTGCTCGCCGACAGCGAGGTGCGGGGCGTGGTGCTCAGCGATCCGCAAGGCGCGCCCATGCGGCTCGAAGAGGGCGTTCGCTTGGTGTCCATCGCGCCGGAGGTCTCGCCGCGCAACGGCACCGTGGCGGCGCTGGTGGAGGCGCCGGCCGGTGGCCGATTGGCCCTGGGGGCGACCCTGGAGGCCTCCATCCTCACCGCCGAGACCTTGGAAGGGGTGGTCATTCCGGCGTCCGCGGTGGTGGACGACGGAGGAGTTTCCGTGGTCTACCTGCAGCTCGGAGGAGAGACCTTCGTGCGCCAGCCGGTGCGGGTGGAAGAGCGCCAGGGCGATGAGCTGCTGGTGGACGCGCTGATGGCGGGCCAGCGGTTGGTGAATCGTGGAGGCGCCGCCATTCGGCGCTCCTCGCTGATGGCCGGCGGCGAAGCTCACGGTCACGTGCACTGA
- a CDS encoding type II toxin-antitoxin system CcdA family antitoxin, whose protein sequence is MAVTKRKISLSLDEDLVAELEHLGQSLSAQVNEAVRLDLERRRRLRLLTELLDELDEDQGPVDEALVEKYTRLLQ, encoded by the coding sequence ATGGCTGTAACCAAGCGCAAGATCTCTCTGTCCCTCGATGAAGACTTGGTGGCGGAGCTCGAGCACCTGGGGCAGAGCCTTTCAGCCCAGGTCAACGAGGCGGTGCGACTAGACCTCGAGCGCCGCCGCCGCCTGCGCCTCCTGACGGAGCTCCTGGACGAGCTCGATGAAGACCAGGGGCCAGTGGATGAGGCGCTGGTCGAGAAGTACACCCGGCTACTGCAATGA
- a CDS encoding TolC family protein yields the protein MFRLVLAGLIPALCTVSGAAQSATSITEAEFLALLDSTHPAWVESAEELGVARARARDVALWPNPELDVLHKDLDQATQETEWSLAWQLPHLGRRSRVDARERAAGAAELRLQQTRLELRLELREVYARWALAEARRLRLESQAQRVEGLARREAARAERGETSGLERDRLQLLASQLRSRVAVAAVEARAARGLAAGWFPSLAPEVDPELPNLPKPPALLPEETAASEHPRVRAAQEEVTAATLERRAAGYQLKSPELAVGWQRVEDEITSISGPTIGLTWSLPLFDRGQVERARADARLSAARARLERARSHLQAGRDAARDNLGRLVAAARAAEAAVSDHRRMLDGAEAAFRQGEGGLTDLLETHRAVTEAQLTVLELYEQALAAERTLQRVSASVQGSQPSITPDS from the coding sequence ATGTTTCGCCTTGTCCTGGCCGGACTGATTCCGGCCCTCTGTACCGTTTCCGGTGCAGCCCAGTCAGCAACCTCTATCACCGAGGCGGAGTTCCTCGCCCTCTTGGACTCCACCCATCCCGCGTGGGTGGAAAGCGCCGAGGAGCTCGGCGTGGCCCGAGCTCGAGCCCGGGACGTGGCCCTGTGGCCCAATCCCGAGCTTGACGTCCTGCACAAAGATCTCGATCAGGCTACCCAGGAGACCGAGTGGAGCCTCGCCTGGCAGCTGCCCCACCTCGGCCGCCGGTCTCGGGTTGACGCCCGGGAACGAGCAGCCGGAGCGGCGGAGCTTCGGCTGCAGCAAACGCGGCTGGAGCTGCGGCTGGAGCTGCGAGAGGTCTACGCCCGATGGGCTCTGGCGGAGGCCCGCCGGCTGCGGTTGGAGAGCCAGGCCCAGCGGGTGGAAGGACTGGCTCGGCGGGAAGCCGCCCGGGCCGAGCGCGGTGAGACCTCGGGGCTCGAGCGAGACCGTTTGCAGCTCCTGGCCTCCCAGCTGCGCTCGCGGGTGGCCGTAGCTGCGGTAGAGGCCCGGGCGGCCCGGGGGTTGGCGGCGGGATGGTTCCCGTCGCTGGCGCCGGAGGTCGATCCCGAGCTGCCGAATCTGCCCAAGCCACCGGCCCTGCTCCCGGAAGAGACGGCCGCTTCGGAGCATCCCCGGGTGCGGGCCGCCCAGGAGGAGGTGACGGCGGCGACCCTCGAACGCCGGGCTGCGGGTTACCAGCTGAAGTCTCCGGAGCTGGCGGTGGGGTGGCAGCGGGTGGAGGATGAGATCACCTCGATCTCCGGCCCCACTATCGGTTTGACCTGGTCGCTCCCGCTCTTCGATCGGGGACAGGTGGAGCGGGCTCGGGCGGACGCACGGCTGTCGGCGGCCCGCGCTCGCCTGGAGCGTGCCCGCTCCCATCTCCAGGCCGGCCGAGACGCTGCCCGAGACAATCTTGGCCGACTGGTCGCGGCGGCCCGCGCCGCCGAGGCGGCGGTCTCCGATCACCGCCGCATGCTCGACGGTGCCGAGGCCGCCTTCCGCCAAGGGGAAGGAGGCCTCACCGACCTCCTCGAGACCCATCGGGCGGTCACCGAAGCTCAGCTCACCGTCCTCGAGCTCTACGAACAAGCCCTGGCGGCGGAGCGGACCCTGCAGCGGGTCTCGGCTTCGGTCCAGGGCTCCCAGCCCTCCATTACCCCAGATTCCTAG
- a CDS encoding SRPBCC domain-containing protein — MPRQHTHEEIFPISAERLFALLHTPSAIRGWWGAARVIVVPEEGGLWAAAWGEDEDAPDYITVSTLQSFDPPRKMTLGDYRYVSNDGPLPFEADFVTTFEVEPVDDESARLRVIQDGFPDAAEADDFYAACESGWRDTFAGIRRFLDG, encoded by the coding sequence ATGCCCAGACAACACACTCACGAAGAGATCTTCCCCATCTCCGCAGAGCGCCTCTTCGCTTTGCTCCACACCCCCAGCGCCATTCGCGGCTGGTGGGGGGCGGCGCGGGTGATCGTGGTGCCGGAGGAGGGGGGCCTGTGGGCGGCGGCCTGGGGGGAGGATGAAGATGCGCCGGACTACATCACCGTTTCGACGCTCCAGTCCTTCGACCCGCCGCGGAAAATGACCTTGGGGGACTACCGCTACGTTTCCAACGACGGTCCCCTACCCTTCGAGGCGGACTTCGTCACCACCTTCGAGGTCGAACCCGTGGATGACGAAAGCGCGCGGCTGCGGGTGATCCAGGACGGCTTCCCCGACGCCGCTGAAGCGGATGACTTCTATGCCGCCTGCGAATCCGGCTGGCGCGACACCTTTGCCGGGATTCGCCGCTTCTTGGACGGCTGA